DNA from Gopherus evgoodei ecotype Sinaloan lineage unplaced genomic scaffold, rGopEvg1_v1.p scaffold_189_arrow_ctg1, whole genome shotgun sequence:
ACTGGCCTGGCTTCCAgctgtgagtttgtcagttctcaGCTGACACttggtttaccagcatcacagcacaattacaaaatggggaacaactgGTTAGGTGGTAATATagctgaaaaggatcttgggTTCCCTAAAGCTTAGGCTGACTTCTCTGGAGTCTCAGTTAAAGTCTCTGATCACTAAATCTACACAGTCTGCTGAGTCAAAAGCAACATCTTCCTTCCAATTGTTTTCAGGAATCTTCCGCTGGAATCCAGGCAgactcattctcctcctctgctgaaaACACTGTTAGCCAATCAGATAACTGATTAACCAACTACCCCATTAAgtatatagattttaaaaaaaccaaactctgTTACAAGTCAATGCAAAActgaaaacagcaaaatataaatgactcTTCTCTACAATTACATTTACAGAAAAGTTGGTGACTCACACACGTTGAGACAATTTAATTAAAAGTGTTTggctaaaataaaaaattcaaagtGTATAATTAAAATGAAAGGAATTACTTTTCCCTCCCAGTTTCCCCTGTAATTTACATTCCTCAGGCTTCCCTCTTGGAGGGTTGTAACAAAATCACTGACCTGCTGCAACATGCTTCCGAGTTTGGGCAAACAGCCTGTTTCCTGCTCCTGGGCCCAGCTTCTCCGTGCCGCACAGAGCACAGGGCCTGGCacaaagcagctgccctgactgctgccctcatggggTCTGATCCCAGCACCAGGGAACCGATTGAAGCAGCCCCTAAACgaccacacccaattccagaagcttctggcTGGGGAGTGcgaaatctgcctagcaacaacgACCCAGACACATCTCGCTCCTATCCACCCTGCCCACACCAGAGAGCTCTTAAAGAGACAGCTCCCTGTTAGGGATGTGggttaatctacagcaagggaggaTTAGGTTAGATCAGGGGTCACCAACTGGTCCGTGGTGATGGACTGCTCAATCCTAGAGAATCTCCCAGTCAATTGCGCTCTCTCATGGcgcagcagggctgctgctaagtcaggctccctgcctaccctggccccacactgTTCCTATATGTGGCCAGCGAGGCCCCAGGGGTGTAGGGGGCAGGGTGCCCTAGCCTCGCTGTGATGCCAACCgggagccgcccaaggtaagAGCTGCTCGGCTTGAGGCCACATCCCAACGCCCAGCACTGAGACccttcctggagccagcaccctgtaaaCCATTCTTCATCCCAACCCCCCACCTCAGCCTGgagacccttcctgcacccaaactccctccaagagcttgagcccctcaccccctcctgcaccccaaccctctgccccaggctcagtgCACACAGGGAATCCCTCAGGCCCaaaccagagcccgcacccctcccaaaccccaacccctctccagcctggtgaaagtgagtgagggtgggggagagtaggCGACGGAGAGAggcagggatggagtgagcaggacaGGGCTTTGCAGAAAGaacggggcctcagggaaggggcggggtagaTCTTGCATTGCCCtttaattcaaaaagtgatcttgggtgtaAAAAGATTGGAGACCATTGGGTTAGCTATCAGGAAAAAcctaactgtaagggtaattAAGCTCTGCAATAGGCTAACCAGTGGGTAAAGCTCTATTCACTATTTTTAGCTGATTAGTTTTCCCAGACAAATCTTGACAGACTGTGGTGCAAATTCAATGTCTGTAGTCTTTCAAAAGTCACGGGACTGACGTGGAGCAAAGCATAGAAAGGCTGCTCCCTATATCCCAGAACCATATGGGTTAACGGAAAGATGTCTTGGAACTGTGAGAGCTGTGCTAAGAACGTACGTCACTAGGCATGAGAATGATCGGGACATTTTAATTAATCATTTGCTCAGTGTGGACAGAAGTGTTCCCCGAGAATCTACTGGCTTTCCCCCTTTGATCTCCTATGTGGGAAGCAGGCGAGGGGACCCTTAGGGCTAATTTACACTGGCAACTCTAAAAAGCCACTTCAATGAGGTGCGTAGCCGCGCTTCCAGCACTGGtccactgtttacactggcgctttaagtgctgaaacttgctgcgctcaagggggtgttttttcacaccattacgtgagaaagttgcagtgctgaaaAGTGCCAGTGTCAAGAAGCCCTTAGATTTGActggaggctctggggagggcagcACTGAGGAAAGAGGACAGCCTGGAGGGGAGAATGTCACTCGTTTTAAGGAGAATTTACAGGTAATGAGGAATTGAGGGAGACAGACTCTTGAAAAGGTCAGGGAACTCAGCACACTTGGTACGATGGGTGAACTGCAGAAAGATCATTTGACTCTGCTGAGTTGCTGTTAGTGCTGACCCCAGTGAGGGGAAGCAAAAGGCAGGATTATAGGGAGGACGTTGGAAGGAGATTGAAGGGGTGAAGGTCGTCACATTTGATGTaaggaagcccagcagcagaggaatggtgcaaATTGTGCATATCGATAGAGTAAAACTTACCGTCCAAAGGAGATGGCAGTAAATATGATTTGTTGTGTTGATGAAGAAACTGTCCCCATCCCTTTAATGGATTTGGTCAGGGAGAGCAGGGCAGAGAATCCCCTGGAAAGCCCTGAGTTCAGGGCGGGTTTAGATCCACCCCCAAAGCAGGATACGCCGGCCCTTTCCAGgcaccacaaacaggattttcCTCGCCAGCTTTAACTGCCAAGACTGCAGACTCCAGGCAAACCTCAGGGCCCCGCCCTCTCCTAGCAGAGCATCCCCGGCTGGAGGGGAAATGCAGCAACAAGTTCTGGAGAAGGTGGAAAGCCTGCGTGAAACGGGGGAATCCCTGAGTCAGAAAGCCCCCGGGCGTCTCCTATTGTAATGGTACCTGAACAGGACAAAGCCATGAGAGTGTGACAGAGCCAGGGCACAGTCTAGACTagtgagtagctgtgtcacccgggctctaacctggggtgccctgcacactgctctgcttctgcagccTCCAGTCCTGGGCTGCTCCCTAACAGGCTCCAGCACGTCAGCCACTTCCAGcttggtgtgtgtgtgatctGCAGCTAGGCACAGCTCAGCTCTTACCAGCCTTGTTCATACTGCAGGGTGACGCCAGCACAGACCCAGTCTTCTATTTCCCCCAGAAATGGATGTCCTGTACTGCTCAGCCTCTCCCGGACAATAcaagcttaatttgcagcaagggagatttaggtgagataTTGGGAAAAACCTGCTAGCTATAAAGATAGTTGAGTATTGGAATAAGCTTCCAAAGGAGCCCCCTCTGCTTTGGTACAGGTACACAGGGCTGAAGGTCCAACTCCAGGCTGATGCCCTGGAGCACAGCGCTGCAGGAATATAATATGAAAATTGTCCATATTAAAGGCAAAGGAAATGTGGTGGCAGATGCACTGTCTGGGCAAGAGAGTTCCAAGCTGACATATACATTAGCCAGTGGCAGAATCGAGAGTCAGCGTAGGAGGGGAGGTGTGATCCAGGACCCTGAGCAGGCACGGAGTTGCATGGTGTTTTACAGAGATACCTTGGGTTGGACGTGTACATGTTAAGTTTaccaaagggtggcatgtgaggGCTCTGCCCAGAGCTGGTCATCATACTCATTGCAAAGCGTACGGACAGATACTGTTTCTGGAATTATGTATCTGTACCAGAAACCATATTCTTAAGGTCTGGGAGTTCAGGCAGGTATTGGGTATTGGGTGTTGCCCGCTTCACAAAGGAGGCCTGTTCACAGACTGTCCACAGACTGAGCCGAATGCTGATCAAGAGTTTGTCAAACCGACAAGAAAGAGACACGCAGGGAAAAAGCCTCCAGCAACCAGCAGGGCAGCACCCTGTCAATGAGTAAAGAGAAGGGAGCGTTGGAGCATTCCTGGGGGGCAGAGGTTACTCCTCCCCTCCGGCACCCTTCACCGAGGAGACAAGCTGGTAGCGTGGCTTCCCTCATGAAAAACAGAGCACAGCACGGCCTGGCTGCAGAACACTGCAAGGTCTTTGGGTGAGCGTTAGTTAAATACATCCAGGTTTCACAATGCGggttctgcttttattttatatgtacccATTTGTTTCCAGGATTTCTATTTGCTACCATTTGAatctctttgttaaataaactcgGCTTGTTTTCAAGCTAAACGTGCCCAAGGGCTGCGTGTGAAGCAATGGTGCTGAGATCTCAGGTGGAGCTGGTGAGGTGGGCTGGGCTGTTCTTTCGGGAGCAGTGAATcttgtgagtgtccagtggagcAGGGCGGGATGCTCCAAGAAGCCCCTCGGAGGGCTCGGAGGTTGAGGTGTGCCTGTTGCTAACCAGCAGAGGGACAGCGGAGCCTGCGTAGGCTGAGAGGGGGGGATTTGTGTTGCCCACGGCTGAGGAGGCAGGATGCTGACCCATGGCAGATACAGTCATGGCTTCTCCACCTTAGTGCATGTTGTGCTCAGTTCTGTGTTCACACTTCAAAAaacatgttgaaaaattggagaaagttcaacAAAGAGCCAGGAAAAGGATCTCAGCTCTGGACAATCTGgcttatagtgagagactaagGAAACGTGTCCGCTTTAGTTTATCCAAGGGTAGGTTAAGAGGGGACTTGACCATGATCTACAATTACCCCCAAGGGGAAGACGTTTCTGGCTGTCAACAGTTATTTAAGCTGGCAGACAAAGGAGGAACCTGAAGGCAGAcagattcagactagaaataagctgCCATGTTttcacagtgagggtaattaaccattggaaaatcTGACCTAGGGACGCAGTGAGTCAAacctggatgcctttctaaaggATATGCATCAGCTCAATCAGGAGATCTGGGCGTGAGGCAGAAACAATTGCATGAGGCTgggtctcttctggtcttaatGTTTATGATCTATGGGGCTGGTGAATTGTCTCCCAGGGAAGGAGTGGGAGTCTGCTCTCGTGGAATATTTGTAACTTCCCACTCCAGACCGAGCTGTCTGTTCTCTAGCATCTGGGCCTAGGTAACCCCACTGCTCTGTGAGCTAGAGCAGGTTCTGCCTCTCCAGAACCCTCTAAGGTGGTTTGTGCCTCGCCTGGAGCTCGTTTTTGCATTCAGTTTCCCTGCAGAGATGGGGATGTGGTTATTATAACCATATCTGGGTATAAATATATAGTGTCTGTAATGAACTAACTAGCGTGTGACACAGAGAATGATGGCGAGagcactgccctctactggacagaATCAGAATTGCACAATAGCGTGTGGTGAGCCCATTACAGGGACAGCTAAGGGGTGATTCTCCTGTAGCTCACGTGGGTGCAGTCTGTgtttttggagcaggaggatccAAGTTCTATCCTGAGTGACCTCAGCATGAGCACAGACCATGCAGCACATTGCAATGGGATCCGTCCCGACACAAGGAAGACAGAAAAGGTTCAGCACATGGAAATCAGAATGGGACAGGGAGTTGCAAACGCAgctcagcaggagaaatgctCAGCTCTGGGCCTCTCATCCAAATGCAGGCAGGGGCCCTCTCTGCGCAGCTCCAGGGAGAGCCCAGCTTGTGCTCAGCTCCAGGGATCTGAGCGCCAAAAAGATGTGAACACAGTGGCAGGAACTCAGATAAGAGCAGATACACTGCTGAGGGCCAGGGGCCACTgagttgtggggtggggaagctgaAAGCACTAACCCTGCCGAGGCTGGCTAAGGGACAACCAAGGGGCAGCAGGAGAACAGGGAGAGGAATCAGCATGATAATGGGGGAGGGTGATATGGAGGAGTGGGCTCAAACCGCACAAAGGGAAATGTAGTTTGAGGGTCTGGGAAGATGCCAGGCCCAAGCTCCCTGGGTCTCCCTGGGCCTGAGGAGCTGGAGGCTGACTTGCCAAAGGCGACTGAACAGAGTGTTAAGTCAGCAaagattttcaaatgcaaaattCTTGTCCAGTCCGTCCCTCTCTCTAACGCCCACGACCAGTCGCTCCCTCTGCTTCTCCGACCGCGTTCGCTTAATCCACTACGTCCACGATGAGGGCTGTCATAAcattagtcccagatttggaccttagcgtccaaaatatgggggttagcatgaaaacctccaagcttagttactagcttggacctggtacttgctgtcaccacccaaaaaattagactgttttggggcactctggtccccctgaaaaaccttccctggggaccccaagacccaaatcccttgagtctcacaacaaagggaaataattctttttcccttcccccctccaggtgctcctggagagatacacagacacaagctctgtgaatctaaacagagggagtccaccctctgtaattccagtcctggaaacaaaagcactttcctcttcacccagagggaatgcaaaatcaggctagcaaatccaacacacacagatctccccctgatttcttcctcccaccaattccctggtgagtacagactcaatttccctgaagtaaagaaaaactccaacaggtcttaaaagaaagctttatataaaaaagaaagaaaaatacataaaaaatggtctctctgtattaaggtgacaaatacagggtcaattgcttaaaagaatattgaataaaagccttattcaaaaagaatacaaatcaaagcactccagccactatagacatgtaaatacaaaaacaacaaaaccatgtttggtacttacacttggaaacagaagattagaaaacagaaatcacttctcaaagctgagagaaaagcaggcagacagacaaagacctcggacacaaaattccctccacccagagttgaaaaaaatcctgtttcctgattggtcctctggtcaggtggttcaggtgaaagagacattaacccttagctatctgtttatgacaaggggcgCCAGGTAGTCGGAGTGGCGGATCCCAAAGGTCTGGCCACGCTGCTGGATGtactgcagggagagggagcagaacaCCGCAGGATCAGCGCATGAGATctcagctcctccccccagcacctgctggcACCCTGCGGAGATCCTGGCTTCCACGTTAGAAACAcacactccccccgcccccccatcagAGCTCAATGCTCCCCACGACTACAATCCTTCATGAGACCTTAGCTCCCCCACTacgcacatgcgcacacacacacacacactgcatcccCCCTCTCACATACACTACATCCCACACATACATCCCCCCATGTTATAAACACACATGTGCCCCCCCATCAGATCTCAACATCCCCCATGACTACAATCCTGTGTGAGACCTTAGCTCTCCcactacacacacatgcactcacacacactgCATCACCACTTAATACACACACTGcatcacccccacacacacactgcatcacccccacacatactgcatcaccccctcacacacacacacacacactgcatcacccccacacacacactgcatcaccccctcacacacattgcatcgcccccccacacacacactgcatcacttccacacacacactgcatcaccccctcacacacattgCATCACCTCCCACCACACGCACACTGCATCACCCCCACACATACTGcatcgccccccccacacacacacacgggctgTTCACTGCCAGGGAAATCTCTCCATGAGATCTCcagtctctcccccagccaacACGTTCTCAGCACCTCCCTGTCACAACAACTCTTGTGAGCCCATGTGTGTGTGGGTCCCGGCCCCCACCTCACCTTCTCCGGGCTGTGTGCCCCGGGCCCTGGTTTCTGCGTGTTGTCCCCATGGAGCATGTTGCGGGCAAGCATGCTGTACTGGGGGGCCCGGGTCTTGTACACGCTGGGTTCCACCACACGGTAGTTACAGGGCCCTGGCGTCTGCACACAAGGAGAGCAGAGCTCAGTCGCCAACAGTCCATTCCCAGGGGTGCTCCCCCCAAGCAGGCCGAGCCACAACCCAGCTGGCATCCTACACTCCCATTCCCCATCGCCAGtgtgtcccccacccccttccctcacccccttccatctgagtacccccctccccagctccgcgGCTACCTCTCACCTTGCTCAGGTCCTCATAGAAGCTGCCAAGCAAGCTGCGCCCCAGGAGGGAATAGTTTGGGGCAGAGCTCTTGCCAACGACCTTGGGCCCGATCACTGGGGGGAGCCCGTAGGCGGCAGGCcgtgggatgggggaagaggggtcTGCGAGGGAAAGAACTGACACTCAACCACCACTTTGGACAAATCAGAAATCTGACAGGGCTGCTCTAGGGagcgggggagggcaggggagggcaggacaggagtgaggtgagactggggagaggcagggttcagtgggggtgaggaaggaaggagaagggtggggtgtgtggggagggcaggAGTGAGGTGAGactggggagaggcagggttCACTGGGGGTGAGGACAGAAGGAGAAGGGTGGGATGTGTGGGGAGAGCAGGAGTGAGGTGAGAcggagaggggcagggctcggggggctgagggcagaagagaatggggaggggtggggagggcaggagtGAGATGAGACGAGGAAGtgtagcctataggactaacctgcttggttgcatatatatatatattttttcttatagTTTAAGTGTTTGATgcattgtaataggtttataaaTTTATATTAGAGTTGGATTGGTGGTAATGCAAAAAACCTACAGGCCATTTCCTGTATGTTAAGGTAAGACAAAGTGAGCATATCGATAATAAAACCTTTTACTCAAAAATTAAAGTGAACCTACAGCTTGTTACCTAAGTAGATAAGTACCCCCCGCCAATGTCTGTGACCTTTTATCTAGACCAATAAACAATGAAAAATGGCACAGGGGGGTTTCAATGTTGTACCCACAAACTTAACTGGTGCACCCCAACGACActtctgtgtgtatgtacatgtcatcaatacgcacaaacatactagcctatggggtaaACGCACCCCAACATTTTGTGGCTAAAAAGTAAACTTTGGGCataattttttcccccagcacATGTCACCTGTAGAAAAGGTAACTCACCTCGCTACAGCGCTCTGCTCTGTCATTCTCACTTCCATTCTATTTCTACTTGATCTCTAGCGAGTCTATCTAGCTACAAGAACTACTACTATTAGGAGGCTGCACTTGTTCTTCTGAaactttaagtttaaaaaaaactaagcAGAGCTCGGTTTCCCTAAGTTTTGTTCTtactttgttt
Protein-coding regions in this window:
- the LOC115640062 gene encoding outer dense fiber protein 3-like → MGRVPPLHAPILSSLFVSGRYSPEKAGKWTYRSAPIYSLASRMKEFANDQTPGPAAYGLPPVIGPKVVGKSSAPNYSLLGRSLLGSFYEDLSKTPGPCNYRVVEPSVYKTRAPQYSMLARNMLHGDNTQKPGPGAHSPEKYIQQRGQTFGIRHSDYLAPLVINR